From the Haloterrigena salifodinae genome, one window contains:
- a CDS encoding DUF7563 family protein produces the protein MPECEECGGFVTQDFIRVFGIGGEVHGCPYCMTNRELGDGEATSRTE, from the coding sequence GTGCGGAGGGTTCGTCACTCAAGACTTTATTCGAGTGTTCGGCATTGGCGGCGAGGTACACGGCTGTCCCTACTGTATGACCAATCGAGAATTAGGGGACGGTGAGGCAACCTCGAGGACCGAGTGA
- a CDS encoding DUF3800 domain-containing protein, which produces MQGFGDVSGHFRSMIQGHCDVVVVGVVFGDLIQAGRCAKKTVRKISNVDEAKWSDLTDTQKRRFIDCIAGNDDVEFGYAKFTREQMQTLENQYLLYQDVCFPPDWDLALTGYAYGEILFENGAHDEHRISFEFDHVASQKQSDDIVSHIEEFVPGSKPKYNSSHNSLGIQAADCFAGAVAEDHKSDTNWLDTIDRDRVVACSETSLVQLENDLYNYDR; this is translated from the coding sequence ATGCAGGGATTCGGTGATGTTTCTGGCCATTTTCGCAGTATGATCCAAGGTCATTGTGATGTTGTCGTTGTAGGAGTCGTGTTCGGTGATCTCATACAAGCCGGACGGTGTGCCAAGAAGACGGTCCGGAAGATATCTAACGTGGATGAAGCGAAGTGGAGCGATCTCACAGATACCCAAAAGCGACGGTTCATAGACTGTATTGCTGGAAACGACGATGTCGAGTTTGGATATGCCAAATTCACCCGGGAACAGATGCAGACGCTCGAGAATCAGTATTTGCTCTATCAAGATGTTTGCTTCCCGCCTGATTGGGATCTTGCACTTACGGGATACGCGTACGGAGAGATATTGTTTGAAAACGGAGCTCACGATGAACACCGAATATCATTTGAATTCGATCACGTCGCTTCACAGAAGCAGTCAGACGATATTGTCAGCCATATCGAAGAGTTCGTTCCGGGATCAAAACCGAAATACAACAGTTCTCACAACAGTCTGGGGATTCAAGCGGCTGATTGCTTTGCTGGGGCCGTCGCAGAAGATCACAAAAGCGATACAAACTGGCTTGATACGATCGACAGAGATCGCGTTGTTGCGTGTAGCGAGACATCACTGGTTCAATTAGAGAACGATCTCTACAACTACGATCGATGA